The proteins below come from a single Agrococcus beijingensis genomic window:
- a CDS encoding dihydrofolate reductase family protein, translated as MGTALLDMSMSLDGYIAGPGDALELPGGEGFALHDWFGDPDAPAGTEADLRQFAEITQAGAVLSGRRTAQQTGHWGGDHHAMGVPIFVVSRSAPPSEVADMPLVHYVRDVVEAIGQAKEAAGDRHVHMIGAGWVPAAIDAGAIDEIRIHHVPLLMGGGRRLFDVLARPVALEILQVDAAPKATHIRYRVVR; from the coding sequence ATGGGCACCGCGCTGCTCGACATGTCGATGTCGCTCGACGGCTACATCGCCGGCCCGGGCGACGCGCTCGAGCTGCCGGGCGGCGAGGGGTTCGCCCTGCACGACTGGTTCGGCGACCCGGATGCGCCTGCCGGCACCGAGGCAGACCTCCGCCAGTTCGCAGAGATCACGCAGGCGGGTGCGGTCCTCTCGGGCCGCCGCACGGCGCAGCAGACCGGCCACTGGGGCGGTGACCATCACGCCATGGGGGTGCCGATCTTCGTGGTGAGCCGAAGCGCGCCGCCGTCGGAGGTCGCCGACATGCCGCTGGTGCACTACGTGCGCGATGTCGTCGAGGCGATCGGGCAGGCGAAGGAGGCCGCCGGCGACCGGCACGTGCACATGATCGGCGCCGGCTGGGTGCCGGCCGCGATCGACGCCGGAGCGATCGACGAGATCCGCATCCACCACGTGCCACTCCTCATGGGTGGCGGGCGGCGGCTCTTCGACGTGCTGGCTCGGCCCGTGGCGCTCGAGATCCTGCAGGTCGACGCGGCGCCGAAGGCGACGCACATCCGCTACCGGGTGGTGCGCTGA
- a CDS encoding dihydrofolate reductase family protein has protein sequence MQPLTVDFICSLDGYGAAEGWPGWWGMQSDEYLRWLGELPEIDHPILMGASTYRLMWAFAQSGEEGVDELSAMPKVVFSSTLSEPLEWPNSKLVTTDAVEAVRAMKQSGDRPLRTLGSISLCRSLLEAGLVDRLRLVVFPVITGATGQDGIFEGYPDVRLELVQSRTFEGGLQLLEYVPTVLDGPPGAG, from the coding sequence ATGCAGCCGCTGACCGTCGACTTCATCTGCTCGCTCGACGGCTACGGCGCCGCCGAGGGCTGGCCCGGCTGGTGGGGCATGCAGAGCGACGAGTACCTGCGGTGGCTCGGCGAGCTGCCCGAGATCGACCATCCGATCCTGATGGGCGCGAGCACCTACCGCCTCATGTGGGCGTTCGCGCAGTCGGGCGAGGAGGGCGTCGACGAGCTGAGCGCGATGCCGAAGGTGGTGTTCTCGTCGACGCTCAGCGAGCCGCTGGAGTGGCCGAACTCGAAGCTCGTGACGACGGATGCGGTCGAGGCGGTGCGCGCGATGAAGCAGTCGGGCGATCGGCCGCTGCGCACGCTCGGCAGCATCTCGCTCTGCCGATCGCTGCTCGAAGCGGGACTCGTCGACCGCTTGCGGCTCGTGGTGTTCCCGGTGATCACCGGAGCCACCGGCCAGGACGGCATCTTCGAGGGCTACCCGGACGTGCGGCTCGAGCTCGTGCAGTCGCGCACCTTCGAGGGCGGGCTGCAGCTGCTGGAGTACGTGCCGACGGTGCTCGACGGGCCGCCGGGGGCGGGCTGA
- a CDS encoding alpha/beta fold hydrolase, translated as MQHVSSADGTAIAVHRSGSGRPVVIVGGAFSTAPDGARLAEAIVARGFEAIAFDRRARGDSGDTKPYAPEREAEDLTAVIEAAGDSAIVLGHSSGALLALLAAAHGAPIEHLFLSEPPMRFGKDEPGDDLPQRLQSLVDEGRPGEAVTLFQLEGVGLPPAMVEQIKASSLFEHLTTLAQSTVYDATIAAATSNPDARLLGIAVPTTILVGVETMPVLERAAPMLAERMPAAELVRVPESRNHAIDPPATAAIIAERVG; from the coding sequence GTGCAGCACGTCAGCTCAGCAGACGGCACGGCCATCGCCGTGCACCGCAGCGGGTCCGGCCGGCCCGTGGTGATCGTCGGCGGCGCGTTCTCGACGGCGCCCGACGGAGCCAGGCTCGCCGAGGCGATCGTCGCGCGCGGCTTCGAGGCGATCGCGTTCGACCGGCGGGCGCGCGGCGACAGCGGCGACACGAAGCCCTACGCGCCCGAGCGCGAAGCCGAGGATCTCACCGCCGTGATCGAGGCGGCAGGCGACAGCGCGATCGTGCTCGGCCACTCCTCCGGCGCGCTGCTCGCCCTGCTGGCCGCCGCGCACGGGGCGCCGATCGAGCACCTCTTCCTCTCCGAGCCGCCGATGCGGTTCGGCAAGGACGAGCCCGGCGACGACCTGCCGCAGCGCCTGCAGTCGCTCGTCGACGAGGGCCGCCCCGGCGAGGCGGTGACGCTGTTCCAGCTCGAGGGCGTCGGGCTGCCGCCCGCGATGGTCGAGCAGATCAAGGCATCGTCGCTGTTCGAGCACCTGACGACGCTCGCCCAGTCGACCGTGTACGACGCGACGATCGCGGCGGCCACCTCCAACCCCGACGCCCGGCTGCTCGGCATCGCGGTGCCGACGACGATCCTCGTGGGCGTCGAGACCATGCCCGTGCTCGAGCGGGCGGCGCCGATGCTGGCCGAGCGCATGCCCGCGGCCGAGCTCGTCAGGGTGCCCGAGTCGCGCAACCACGCGATCGATCCGCCCGCGACCGCCGCGATCATCGCCGAGCGCGTCGGCTGA
- a CDS encoding amino acid permease, which produces MATDSHSNPQPIAERDVLASPADASAIAVDDGPTSKKLKSRHVTMIALGGIIGASLFVGSANVILAAGPASILSYLGGGLIVFLAMRMLGEMAAVRPAVGSFMEYARVGLGDWAAYIVGWLYWYFWVGVIAYEAVVGGGMLNAWFPALPAWAGSLILLAIFVTTNLISLRAFGETEFWLASIKVVAIVVFLGAGLLFAFGLWPDSTLSVANLWQHGGFMPNGFGVVVSSIALVLFAYFGAEIAVMAAAESEDPAKGIRQAANTVIWRVMLFYVGAVLVIVMVVPWDQLPTPDEIPPFAYVFGLLGIPFAEEIMTLVIFTAVISVLNSGTYSASRMFAALSEQKLAPAIMSKRSKRGVPVAAVLASTAGGLVATLVNFIAPSSGIYEFIMNSTGLVALFVFVFIAVTQWRLRVKMTPEEQADLKLKVWLFPVLNIVLIAAAIGIVVIMLGTEGGRAQVLTSFIAAGALAIFWPIVRRNLRRARSAGEVEFEPAPVG; this is translated from the coding sequence GTGGCCACTGACTCCCACTCCAACCCGCAGCCGATCGCGGAACGCGACGTGCTCGCCTCGCCGGCGGACGCATCCGCCATCGCCGTCGACGACGGCCCCACGAGCAAGAAGCTCAAGTCGCGCCACGTCACGATGATCGCCCTCGGCGGCATCATCGGCGCGAGCCTGTTCGTCGGCTCGGCGAACGTGATCCTCGCCGCCGGCCCCGCGTCGATCCTGTCGTACCTCGGCGGCGGCCTCATCGTCTTCCTCGCCATGCGCATGCTCGGCGAGATGGCCGCCGTGCGCCCGGCCGTCGGCTCGTTCATGGAGTACGCCCGCGTCGGCCTCGGCGACTGGGCCGCCTACATCGTCGGCTGGCTCTACTGGTACTTCTGGGTCGGCGTCATCGCCTACGAGGCGGTCGTCGGCGGCGGCATGCTGAACGCCTGGTTCCCGGCGCTGCCCGCCTGGGCCGGCTCGCTGATCCTCCTCGCGATCTTCGTCACGACCAACCTGATCTCGCTGCGCGCGTTCGGCGAGACGGAGTTCTGGCTCGCGAGCATCAAGGTCGTCGCGATCGTCGTCTTCCTCGGCGCCGGTCTGCTGTTCGCGTTCGGCCTCTGGCCCGACTCGACCCTGTCGGTCGCCAACCTCTGGCAGCACGGCGGCTTCATGCCCAACGGCTTCGGCGTGGTCGTCTCATCGATCGCGCTCGTGCTCTTCGCCTACTTCGGCGCCGAGATCGCCGTCATGGCCGCCGCCGAGTCGGAGGACCCGGCCAAGGGCATCCGCCAGGCGGCGAACACCGTCATCTGGCGCGTGATGCTCTTCTACGTCGGCGCGGTGCTCGTGATCGTCATGGTCGTGCCGTGGGACCAGCTGCCCACGCCCGACGAGATCCCGCCGTTCGCCTACGTGTTCGGCCTCCTCGGCATCCCGTTCGCCGAGGAGATCATGACCCTCGTCATCTTCACCGCGGTCATCTCGGTGCTGAACTCGGGCACCTACTCGGCATCGCGGATGTTCGCGGCCCTGTCGGAGCAGAAGCTCGCCCCCGCGATCATGTCGAAGCGCTCGAAGCGCGGCGTGCCGGTCGCGGCCGTGCTCGCCTCGACCGCCGGCGGACTCGTCGCCACGCTCGTCAACTTCATCGCGCCGAGCTCGGGCATCTACGAGTTCATCATGAACTCCACCGGCCTCGTGGCCCTCTTCGTCTTCGTCTTCATCGCCGTCACCCAGTGGCGCCTGCGCGTGAAGATGACGCCCGAGGAGCAGGCCGACCTGAAGCTCAAGGTGTGGCTCTTCCCGGTGCTGAACATCGTGCTCATCGCCGCTGCCATCGGCATCGTCGTGATCATGCTCGGCACCGAGGGCGGTCGCGCCCAGGTGCTCACGAGCTTCATCGCCGCTGGCGCGCTGGCGATCTTCTGGCCGATCGTGCGCCGCAACCTGCGGCGGGCGCGGTCGGCGGGCGAGGTCGAGTTCGAGCCGGCACCGGTCGGCTGA
- a CDS encoding DNA alkylation repair protein: MEVIGMTDTVPELLAELAALDDPRAREVNERNGDDHGVNLGKLRAIAKRLKAQHELALELWATDETAARLLALLICRPKAFSEAELDAMLRESRAPKVHDWLVNYVVKKSPHAEALRLRWFDDADAVVASAGWALTIDRVAKRPDGLDLPGLLDLIEAELVDAPERKQWAMNHCLAQIGISHPALRARALAIGERLEVLKDYPTPPNCTSPFAPAWINEIVRRQELAAAGS; the protein is encoded by the coding sequence ATGGAGGTGATCGGGATGACCGACACGGTGCCCGAGCTGCTGGCCGAGCTGGCCGCGCTCGACGATCCCCGAGCGCGCGAGGTGAACGAGCGCAACGGCGACGACCACGGCGTCAACCTCGGCAAGCTGCGCGCCATCGCGAAGCGGCTGAAGGCGCAGCACGAGCTGGCGCTCGAGCTGTGGGCGACCGACGAGACGGCCGCGCGACTGCTCGCGCTGCTCATCTGCCGGCCGAAGGCGTTCTCGGAGGCCGAGCTCGACGCGATGCTCCGCGAGTCGCGCGCGCCGAAGGTGCACGACTGGCTCGTCAACTACGTGGTGAAGAAGTCGCCGCACGCCGAGGCGCTGCGCCTGCGCTGGTTCGACGACGCGGATGCGGTGGTCGCCAGTGCCGGATGGGCGCTCACGATCGACAGGGTCGCGAAGCGGCCCGACGGGCTCGACCTGCCAGGCCTGCTCGACCTGATCGAGGCCGAGCTGGTGGATGCGCCGGAGCGCAAGCAGTGGGCGATGAACCACTGCCTCGCGCAGATCGGCATCTCGCATCCGGCGCTGCGCGCCCGCGCGCTCGCGATCGGCGAGCGGCTCGAGGTGCTGAAGGACTACCCGACGCCGCCCAACTGCACGTCGCCCTTCGCCCCCGCCTGGATCAACGAGATCGTGCGTCGGCAGGAGCTCGCGGCCGCCGGCAGCTGA
- a CDS encoding DUF2306 domain-containing protein, with product MSVTRARAQSGAIWLVPVGLILLVSIPITTGSLRITQLFGGPAIMPEATRFTDFPVPVVVHIVGGVVFGMLGAFQFIPSLRRGRGSWHRMAGRVLIPAGFAVALSALWMATATELPPGDGPALLVIRWAFGTYMVVALVLAVRALMQRRYVAHGAWMTRAYALGVAAGTQAFALIPGSIIYGSADETSRAVAMTAGWLINLAVAELVIWRRTHRPRITIG from the coding sequence ATGAGCGTCACGCGAGCGCGCGCACAGTCGGGCGCGATCTGGCTGGTGCCGGTCGGGCTGATCCTGCTGGTGAGCATCCCGATCACCACCGGCTCGCTGCGCATCACCCAGCTCTTCGGCGGCCCAGCGATCATGCCCGAGGCGACCCGCTTCACCGACTTCCCGGTGCCGGTGGTCGTGCACATCGTCGGCGGCGTCGTGTTCGGCATGCTCGGGGCGTTCCAGTTCATCCCCTCGCTGCGGCGCGGGCGGGGCAGCTGGCATCGCATGGCGGGGCGCGTGCTGATCCCGGCGGGCTTCGCCGTGGCGCTCTCGGCGCTCTGGATGGCGACCGCCACCGAGCTGCCGCCCGGCGACGGGCCGGCGCTGCTCGTGATCCGCTGGGCGTTCGGCACGTACATGGTGGTCGCGCTGGTGCTCGCGGTGCGAGCATTGATGCAGCGGCGCTATGTGGCCCACGGCGCCTGGATGACCCGCGCCTACGCCCTCGGCGTCGCCGCCGGCACGCAGGCCTTCGCGCTGATCCCCGGCTCGATCATCTACGGCTCCGCCGACGAGACCTCGCGGGCCGTCGCGATGACCGCCGGCTGGCTCATCAACCTGGCGGTCGCCGAGCTGGTGATCTGGCGCCGCACCCACCGCCCGCGCATCACGATCGGGTAG
- a CDS encoding SulP family inorganic anion transporter gives MAIDAAPPRERYRDDPSVVAVLKSPRLLTREALAGLVVALALIPEAISFSIIAGVDPAVGLFSSFVMAVTIALVGGRPAMISAATGAVALVIAPIMREHGFDYLIATVLLAGVMQIVLALAGVARLMRFIPRSVMVGFVNALAILVLLAQLPHLFGVPWLVYPLVAVGVLVIVLLPRVQQVVPAALIAVVLLTAAVLVFAWDVPNVGDQGALPRSLPELFVPQVPLTLETLGIIGPTAFAMALVGLMESLLTAKLVDDITDTRSNKTRESWGQGVANLASGLLGGMGGCAVIGQTMINVKVSGARSRVSTFLAGVFVLLLVVVLGDVVALIPMAALVAVMIMVVVSTFDWHSIRPSTLKRMPLSETLVMVATVVVVVITHNLAIGVIVGTVVAMVLFARRVAHFQSVRRSVADGVAHYSVEGELFFASSNDLTTQFAYADDPSSVVIDLSRSHIWDASTVAALDAIETKYARLGKAVSLVGLNDASVSMRDRMTGQLGDE, from the coding sequence ATGGCCATCGACGCCGCCCCGCCGCGTGAGCGGTACCGCGACGACCCATCCGTCGTCGCCGTGCTGAAGAGCCCGAGGCTGCTCACGCGCGAGGCGCTCGCCGGGCTCGTGGTGGCGCTCGCCCTCATTCCCGAGGCGATCTCGTTCTCGATCATCGCCGGCGTCGACCCGGCCGTGGGGCTGTTCTCGAGCTTCGTGATGGCCGTCACGATCGCGCTCGTCGGCGGGCGGCCCGCGATGATCTCGGCCGCCACCGGCGCCGTCGCGCTGGTGATCGCGCCGATCATGCGCGAGCACGGGTTCGACTACTTGATCGCCACGGTGCTGCTCGCCGGCGTCATGCAGATCGTGCTGGCGCTCGCGGGCGTCGCGCGGCTGATGCGGTTCATCCCGCGCAGCGTGATGGTCGGGTTCGTGAACGCGCTCGCGATCCTGGTGCTGCTCGCGCAGCTGCCGCACCTCTTCGGGGTGCCGTGGCTCGTCTACCCGCTGGTCGCGGTCGGCGTGCTGGTGATCGTGCTGCTGCCGCGGGTGCAGCAGGTCGTGCCGGCGGCGCTCATCGCGGTCGTGCTGCTCACCGCCGCCGTGCTCGTGTTCGCCTGGGATGTGCCGAACGTCGGCGACCAGGGCGCCCTGCCGCGCTCGCTGCCCGAGCTCTTCGTGCCGCAGGTGCCGCTCACGCTCGAGACGCTCGGCATCATCGGCCCGACCGCCTTCGCGATGGCGCTCGTCGGCCTCATGGAGTCGCTGCTCACCGCGAAGCTCGTCGACGACATCACCGACACCCGCTCGAACAAGACCCGCGAGTCGTGGGGCCAGGGCGTCGCCAACCTCGCCTCGGGCCTCCTCGGCGGCATGGGCGGCTGCGCCGTCATCGGCCAGACGATGATCAACGTGAAGGTCTCGGGTGCCCGCTCGCGCGTCTCCACCTTCCTCGCCGGCGTCTTCGTGCTGCTGCTGGTCGTGGTGCTCGGCGACGTCGTGGCGCTCATCCCCATGGCGGCGCTCGTGGCCGTGATGATCATGGTGGTCGTGTCGACGTTCGACTGGCACAGCATCCGCCCCTCGACGCTCAAGCGGATGCCGCTCTCTGAGACGCTCGTGATGGTCGCGACCGTCGTGGTCGTCGTGATCACGCACAACCTCGCGATCGGCGTGATCGTCGGCACGGTGGTGGCGATGGTGCTGTTCGCGCGGCGGGTGGCGCACTTCCAGTCGGTGCGCCGTTCGGTGGCGGATGGGGTGGCGCACTACAGCGTGGAGGGCGAGCTGTTCTTCGCCTCGTCGAACGACCTGACGACCCAGTTCGCGTATGCCGACGACCCTTCGTCGGTCGTGATCGACCTGTCGCGCTCGCACATCTGGGACGCCTCGACCGTCGCCGCCCTCGACGCCATCGAGACGAAGTACGCGCGGCTCGGGAAGGCGGTGTCGCTCGTGGGGCTGAACGACGCGTCGGTCTCGATGCGGGATCGGATGACGGGGCAGCTGGGCGACGAGTGA
- a CDS encoding MFS transporter translates to MPPRGPPTTTTELAPPPGDPAPPRQPRVAGSLLGKRRVLASAFVGTTIEWYDFFLYGTASALIFSTQFFPQASPLAGTVASFATLAVGIVVRPLGGIIAGHLGDRIGRKSLLVASLLLMGWRRRSSACCPSSPRSAGGRSSG, encoded by the coding sequence GTGCCACCGAGAGGACCACCGACGACCACGACAGAGCTCGCCCCGCCGCCCGGCGATCCGGCACCGCCGCGGCAGCCGCGCGTCGCGGGCTCGCTGCTCGGCAAGCGCCGGGTGCTCGCCTCCGCCTTCGTCGGCACCACCATCGAGTGGTACGACTTCTTCCTCTACGGCACCGCGTCCGCCCTGATCTTCAGCACCCAGTTCTTCCCCCAGGCGAGCCCGCTGGCCGGTACGGTCGCGTCGTTCGCGACGCTGGCGGTCGGCATCGTGGTGCGGCCGCTCGGCGGCATCATCGCCGGCCACCTGGGCGACCGCATCGGCCGCAAGTCGCTGCTGGTCGCCTCCCTGCTGCTCATGGGGTGGCGACGACGATCATCGGCCTGCTGCCCAAGTTCGCCCAGATCGGCTGGTGGGCGGTCGTCGGGCTGA
- a CDS encoding endonuclease domain-containing protein, which yields MEFLEWLASEGGVCTVQAARNVVSKGELQAMSGSQIWTPLRGWVALIGLQNEVTRALRAGGVATCVTAFAKHELWLPHGPQKLHVRIRRNTHSVRAAGTRANDSVVAHATPSRLDESRPRFGIDAPIAALANAAHCISETELMAAADTALAKELVALEDLAELVQLLPSRRTRGLAWATGTAGSGSESEFAAMLRRCRIAFRQQASPVEGEFVDFLIGRSLVVEIDSVAWHASPEQLAKDRRRDAELTRRGYVVVRFTYEQVLFQPEYVREVVLDLVRRGVHRRAPWS from the coding sequence ATGGAGTTCCTGGAGTGGTTGGCGAGCGAGGGCGGGGTCTGCACCGTGCAGGCGGCGCGCAACGTCGTCTCGAAGGGGGAGCTGCAGGCGATGTCGGGCTCGCAGATCTGGACGCCGCTGCGCGGCTGGGTCGCACTGATCGGTCTGCAGAACGAGGTGACGCGGGCGCTGCGCGCCGGCGGTGTCGCGACGTGCGTCACGGCGTTCGCCAAGCACGAGCTCTGGCTGCCGCACGGCCCCCAGAAGCTGCACGTGCGCATCCGGCGCAACACGCACAGCGTGCGAGCGGCCGGCACTCGCGCGAACGACAGCGTCGTCGCGCACGCGACGCCGTCCCGCCTCGACGAGTCACGCCCGCGGTTCGGCATCGACGCACCCATCGCCGCGCTGGCCAATGCGGCACACTGCATCAGCGAGACCGAGCTGATGGCGGCCGCCGATACGGCGCTCGCGAAGGAGCTCGTCGCGCTCGAGGACCTCGCTGAGCTGGTGCAGCTGCTGCCGAGTCGCCGCACGCGCGGGCTGGCGTGGGCGACAGGAACTGCGGGCTCCGGATCGGAGTCGGAGTTCGCCGCGATGCTCCGGCGTTGTCGCATCGCATTCCGGCAGCAGGCGTCACCGGTGGAGGGCGAGTTCGTCGACTTCCTGATCGGTCGCTCGCTCGTGGTCGAGATCGACTCGGTGGCGTGGCACGCCTCGCCCGAGCAGCTGGCGAAGGATCGGCGCCGCGACGCAGAGCTGACGCGCCGCGGCTACGTGGTGGTGCGCTTCACCTATGAGCAGGTGCTCTTCCAGCCCGAGTACGTGCGCGAGGTCGTGCTCGACCTGGTGCGGCGCGGCGTGCACCGCCGCGCTCCCTGGAGCTGA
- a CDS encoding M18 family aminopeptidase encodes MLTAPRTHAEDLADFVEASPSSYHAAAEVARRLEGAGFTALHEADAWPEQAGRYLVVRDGAAIAWVVPPTATATTPVRVFGAHTDSPGFKLKPQPTTGRLGWLQAGVEVYGGPLLNSWLDRELRLAGRLVLDDGTEVLADSGPLLRLPQLAIHLDRTANEGLTLDRQAHTQPVWGLGAPESADLLAELAASATDSDGGSAPVDAARIRGYDLTTADAARGTVFGKDDAFFAAGRLDDLASVHAGVVAMAALGAGSEGHDFEGDHIPVLAVFDHEEIGSETRSGAAGPFLEDVLERIGLALGADRAERMRALASSWCVSSDVGHSVHPNYAEKHDPVVRPLLGAGPILKINANQRYATDGVGAAAWSAWCEAAGVRSQEFVSNNAVPCGSTIGPITATRLGIRTVDVGIPILSMHSARELAGVSDLFDLSRVAEAFFRG; translated from the coding sequence GTGCTCACCGCGCCCCGCACCCACGCCGAGGATCTGGCCGACTTCGTCGAGGCCTCCCCCTCGAGCTACCACGCGGCGGCCGAGGTGGCCCGCCGCCTCGAGGGCGCCGGCTTCACGGCACTGCATGAGGCGGATGCGTGGCCCGAGCAGGCGGGCAGGTACCTGGTGGTGCGCGACGGCGCCGCGATCGCCTGGGTCGTGCCGCCGACCGCCACCGCCACCACGCCGGTGCGCGTGTTCGGCGCCCACACCGACTCCCCCGGATTCAAGCTCAAGCCGCAGCCGACCACCGGCCGGCTCGGCTGGCTGCAGGCGGGCGTCGAGGTCTACGGCGGGCCGCTGCTGAACTCGTGGCTCGACCGCGAGCTGCGCCTCGCCGGCCGGCTCGTGCTCGACGACGGCACCGAGGTGCTCGCCGACTCCGGCCCGCTGCTGCGCCTGCCGCAGCTCGCGATCCACCTCGACCGCACCGCCAACGAGGGGCTCACGCTCGACCGCCAGGCGCACACGCAGCCGGTGTGGGGGCTTGGCGCACCCGAGTCGGCCGATCTGCTCGCCGAGCTGGCCGCATCCGCCACCGACTCCGACGGCGGCAGCGCGCCGGTCGATGCCGCGCGCATCCGCGGCTACGACCTGACCACCGCCGACGCCGCGCGCGGCACGGTGTTCGGCAAGGACGACGCGTTCTTCGCCGCCGGACGCCTCGACGACCTCGCGAGCGTGCACGCGGGCGTCGTCGCGATGGCCGCGTTGGGCGCAGGGTCCGAGGGCCACGACTTCGAGGGCGACCACATCCCCGTGCTGGCCGTGTTCGACCACGAGGAGATCGGCTCGGAGACCCGCTCGGGCGCCGCAGGCCCGTTCCTCGAGGACGTGCTCGAGCGCATCGGCCTCGCCCTCGGCGCCGACCGGGCAGAGCGGATGCGTGCGCTCGCGTCATCGTGGTGCGTCTCGAGCGACGTCGGTCACTCGGTGCACCCGAACTACGCCGAGAAGCACGACCCGGTCGTGCGGCCGCTGCTCGGCGCCGGACCGATCCTGAAGATCAACGCCAACCAGCGCTACGCCACCGACGGCGTCGGCGCCGCCGCGTGGAGCGCGTGGTGCGAGGCGGCCGGCGTGCGCAGCCAGGAGTTCGTCTCGAACAACGCGGTGCCGTGCGGCTCGACGATCGGGCCGATCACGGCGACGCGGCTCGGCATCCGCACGGTCGACGTGGGCATCCCGATCCTGTCGATGCACTCGGCGCGCGAGCTGGCGGGCGTCAGCGATCTGTTCGACCTGTCGCGCGTCGCGGAGGCCTTCTTCCGCGGCTGA
- a CDS encoding PDDEXK nuclease domain-containing protein, which yields MSTVELPPRYDKVLADLKRRVRSAQMRARRSVNAELISLYWHIGRTILDQQEAAGWGAKVVDRLAHDLRREFPEMTGLSRRNLMYMRGFAAEWSDGSSIVQQPVAQLPWGHITLLLGKLDSRDERDWYAARAAEEGWSRAVLEHSIMGQLKQRVGAAPSSFADHLDAPDARLAQALSKDPYVFDFLGLRADAAERELEQAMMDRLVEVLRELGPGWAFVDRQKHLEIDGDDFYVDLIFFHTEQLRYVVFELKAGRFKPEYIGQLGFYVAVVDDLMRLPQHAPTVGILLCSDKNEAVVRYSLSSASGALAVSSYTYDTLPAAEQAALPDADRIAHALDGLERRPEKKLSSDS from the coding sequence ATGAGCACCGTCGAGCTTCCTCCGCGGTACGACAAGGTATTGGCGGATCTCAAGCGCAGGGTGCGCTCTGCGCAGATGCGTGCCCGCCGTTCGGTGAACGCCGAGCTGATCAGTCTGTACTGGCACATCGGCCGCACGATCCTGGATCAGCAGGAAGCCGCCGGGTGGGGCGCCAAGGTCGTGGACCGGCTGGCTCACGATCTGCGACGTGAGTTTCCTGAGATGACGGGCCTGTCACGCCGCAACCTTATGTACATGCGCGGCTTCGCCGCGGAGTGGAGCGATGGCTCCTCGATTGTGCAACAGCCTGTTGCACAACTTCCATGGGGCCACATCACTCTGCTGCTGGGCAAGCTCGACTCTCGGGACGAGCGCGATTGGTATGCGGCACGTGCGGCCGAGGAGGGCTGGTCGCGTGCTGTGCTCGAGCACAGCATCATGGGTCAGCTGAAGCAGCGGGTGGGCGCAGCGCCCAGCAGCTTCGCTGACCACCTCGACGCGCCCGACGCTCGGCTCGCCCAAGCGCTCTCCAAGGATCCCTACGTCTTCGACTTCCTCGGACTACGAGCAGACGCCGCGGAACGCGAGCTCGAGCAAGCGATGATGGATCGGCTCGTCGAGGTGCTCCGCGAGTTGGGGCCGGGATGGGCTTTCGTCGACCGGCAGAAGCACCTGGAGATCGATGGCGACGACTTCTATGTCGATCTGATCTTCTTCCACACCGAGCAGCTCCGGTACGTGGTGTTCGAGCTGAAGGCGGGCAGGTTCAAACCGGAGTACATCGGTCAACTCGGCTTCTATGTGGCGGTGGTCGACGACCTCATGCGACTTCCCCAGCACGCGCCGACCGTGGGCATCCTCCTGTGCTCTGACAAGAACGAAGCGGTAGTCCGATACTCCTTGAGCTCTGCGTCGGGTGCGCTCGCGGTGTCGTCCTACACCTACGACACACTGCCCGCCGCTGAGCAGGCAGCCTTGCCGGACGCGGACCGCATCGCGCATGCGCTCGACGGACTGGAGCGCCGGCCCGAGAAGAAATTGAGCAGCGACTCGTAG